The Rissa tridactyla isolate bRisTri1 chromosome 6, bRisTri1.patW.cur.20221130, whole genome shotgun sequence DNA segment TTGCCGGCGTCGGCGTAGATGGGGATATCGTGGAAGGGGGAGATGTAGCGCCCGGTGGCGTCCTCTGTAAGGCAaaagtgtggggggggggcgagtCAGGCCCGGCCTGAGGGGAGGCCTCAGGTGAAGGgcgcggggcggtggggggggcgggggcgcgcgCACCTCAGGCTGCCCCACCGCCCTCCAAGAAGGCCGCCCCCGCAACCCCCGTCCCGGGAGAgcgaggggaaggaggaggaggatgacacTCACTGAAGAAGAGCCGGTACTCCAGGCTGTGAGGGGCCGCCCGCTCCTCCACGCTGTAGCCGGCCATCCTGCCGCGCGCAGACGGCCGGCGGACGCACTGCGCAGGCGCGGAACTCGCCGCGACTCCGCCCCGCGCCGCGCGGCACGGCACGGAGCGGGCGAGTCGGTACGGTCTTCGGTAGCCCAGCGCGGCGTGGGGTGATCCAGCATGGCCACAGCAGCATGGTATGGCATGGTCCAGCACAGCATGGCTTGGGCCAGTCTTGTATGGCCACAGCAGCGTGGTGTGGCTTGGTCCAGCCCATCACGGCGTGGTCCATGGTGGCCATGGCAGTACCGCGTGGAGTAGTCTGGCACAGTATGGTGTTGCCTGGCATTGCCACAGCAGTATGGTATGGCTTGGTCCAGCATGGCGTGGGGTGGTCCAGCGTGGCCACAGCAGCATGGTGTGGCTTGGTCCAGCATGGCATGGTCCACCATGGCCATAGCAGCATGGTGTTGCATGATCCAGTATGGCATGGCGTGGTGCAGCACATCATGGTGTGGTCCAGCATGGCCACAGCAGCATGGTGTGGCTTGGTCCAACATAGCATGGGGTCCTCTAGCATGGCCATGGCGGTATGGTATGGCTTGGTCCAGCACAGCACGGCTTGGTccagcacagcatggcatggtcCACCATGGCCATAGCAGCATGGCATTACGTGATCCAGTATGACATGGTGTTGTCTAGCACATCATGGTGTGGTCCAGCATAGCCATAGCAGCATGGTGTGGCATTGGTCCAGCATGGTATGGTGTGGTCCAGCATAGCATGGCTTAGGCCAGTCCAGTATGGCCACGGTGGTGTGGTGTGGCATGGACCCACATGGCGTGGTGTGGTCCAGCATGGCGTGGGTGGGTCCAGCATGGCCATGGCAGTATGGCGTGGATTGGTCCAGCAAGGTGTGGTGTGGTCCAGCACAGCATGGTGTGGTCCAGTATGACCACAGCAGCATGGTGTGGCTTGGTCCAGCACAGTGTGGTTTGGTCCAGCACACCATGGCATGGTCCACCACAGCCATTGCAGCATGGTGTGGCGTGGTCCAGCCATTCACGGCATGGTCCAGCACATCATGGTATGGTCCAGTTTGGCCATGGCAGCATGGTGTGGCATGGTCCAGTATGGCATGGTGTGGTCCAGCACATCATAGTGTGGTCCAGCATGGCCACAGCAGCAAGGTGTGCATTGGTCCAGCACAGCATGGCTTGGTCCAATCCAGCATGGCCACAGCAGCATGGTGTGGCACGGTCCCACACGGCGTGGTGTGGTCCAGCACAGCGTAGTGTGGTCCAGCATGGCCACAATAGCATGGTGTGGCATGGTCAAGGACAGCATGGTGTCCAGCAAAGGACTGCATGGTTCTCCATGCTGTGGCCAACTATGGCATGAGACAGCCCCTTCACACATGTTCTCCCCCACTGCTCCCCGCTCCCTGTGCTCCCTGGCCACATGCTGTGGCCGGGGCTGGGTAAagggggtgctggcagggcagaggggtCCATGGTGCTGGGGGCTTGGCTGGTGGCCCCACTCTGTCCCTCATCTAggatggagctgctgggggaagcaGAGGAGTCAAGGCAGGGACATGGCGTCTGAAGGACGTGCCTTTATTTTGGTGACTGACAGCCCACAAAGTGGCAAATCCCCATTTCCCACCCCACAAGCCCTTGGTCCAGAGATGCCTGGTGGCCACAGCTGCTCAGCCATCCCACGCGGAAACACCGGCACGGCGCGGTGCCAGTGGCCCCGACTCGGAGGCGGGAGGCGAGTCGCTGGCCCGTGCCTGGGCGAAGACGCGGTTGCGGGCGCTGAAGAGGATCCCGCGGCCATGGCTTCTGGGGGTGTAGGACCCTTGATGGCGATGGCGATGGCGGTGGGGTGAGCAGAAGGGAGCCCTGAAGGCCTCCTGGAAGCCCCGTCGGAAGTTCTCGTTGAAGTAGCCGTAGATGATGGGGTTGGCGCTGCTGTTGAAGAAGGCCAACCAGTGGGCGAAGGGGAAGACATAGACAGTGACCAGGCGGAGCTGGCTCTCGCTCAGCCGCCCGTAGTCCGTCAGCAGCATCAGTGTCCAGAGGGGCAGCCAGGAGAGGGTGAAGAAGAGGGCGACGATGATGAGCATGTTGATGACCTTGGCCTTCCTTCGGGAGACCCTCCTCCCCTCTGGCTCCCCTTGTCCACTGTCGGGCGCTGCTGACTTGAAGAGTTTGAAGGCGATGCGGGCATACATGACAACGATGAGGGCAAGGGGAGCCACGTAGATGTGGGAGAAGAGGATGGTGGTATAGATCCTCCTCATCCCCGTCTCGGGCCAGGCCTCCCAGCAGGAGTAGAGGGGGTAGGAGTTGTTGTAGGTGTCCACCATGAAGTGGTGCTCCTCCCTGGTGACGGTCAGGGTGATGGCAGCAGGGCACATGATGAGCAGGGCCAGCACCCAGATGATGGCGATGGTCACCAGAGCTTTCTTCAACGTCAGCTTCTGGCGGAAGGGGTGGACGATGCAGCGAAACCTGCAGGAGGGCAGATGGTGGTGGCTTTGGGCACCTGGTGGGATGTCCCTGGGGAAGGGTGGCCAAGGCCCAGGGATTGGAAGGGAGGGTAAGATGGTTTGCTCCACATATGGCTTTTGGTGTCAGAGACAGGTTGGGATCTCTCCAGCTTTGGTGTTTTCAATCCAAGGCAGGGAAGGACACCTTGCTAGGATGCCCCTTGGAcagctttgtggccctcctgGAGAGATGGGTCATGCTCATGATGCCCCTGGGAGACTTCCCATGATGGAAGGGAACAAGAGCATGGGACACTCAAACGTGCTGAGGGGAGgctccatccccacatcccccacgCCAACATACCTCTCCACAGCGATGGCCACCAGCGTGAAAACAGAGGCGGAGACGGACATGCCCTGCACCAGGCCGCTCATTTTGCACATGGTGTTGTCAAAAGGCCAACCTGCGAGGGGACACCGCGGGGGCTGTAGGTGCCTTTGGCTCATCTGGGTCCATCGGCAGCTTCCCCCAAGGTGTCCCCATCCACCATGTTGCTGCTGGGGGATGCTAAATCCTGCTCCTAAGAGGGGGCTGCATTTTTGGCTCATACAGAGATGGCCTTTAGTGGTACAGATGCTTGGAGAAAAACTCCAAAATTGGTAAAAAAGATGCGTATTACTCTTCTTAGAAACTCAAGGAGCGCGGTGATTGTCATTTCTCCTACCCTTACATACATCTTGAGATGTTATCACAGGGACTGACCTTGGGGTCCTCAATCAGAAGGGCTTTCACCTTGTTTCTTGACCCCCGATAAGGCATTGGCAATAAATAAATCACACcccataataaataaataaatacaaacaaactCTGCCCCATACCACAGCTACTGCTTTGGCTCAGTGCCTCCGGCCGTGCCAATGTTGCCTTTTATCTTTGGAAAGGTCAACGGGCAGCGCTGAGCCAGTGCGGGGAGAAGATCGATGCAAgaagaagagggtttttttcagtgctgcttgGTGGAGAGCAGCTGAACTTTAAAGAATTATGTAAATGCAGCATTAAGGTCAGACTTATTTTGCCAAATAGTgtccaaaacctgaaaaaaaaaaaggacttttcccCCTGAAATAGTAGGTCTAAATGAAATTATACCTTTCATCAGATGTGCTTGAGCGGCCACCACCTGCCCTCCTTATCCTCAGCAAAAAAATCCACCCACGGGCAGGAGATTTGGGGGTGGCCtcatgtgtgtgggggggcagaAGGTGGGTGATGTTCCCCACCAATTTCTCACCCCTCTGCTGCCCCACTCACCTGTGATGAGGTTGTCCACCAAGGTGGTGGGCATGCAGAAGATGCCCACCAGCAGGTCGCTGATGGCCAGGTTGAGGATGAACATGTTTGTGACCGTCCGCATCTGGCGGTTCTTCACCACGATGAAGCACACCAGGATGTTGCCGATCATGCACATAAGGAAGATGAAGGTGTAGGCCAGGATGAACATGGCGGCCACGGGGGAGGAGTGCTGGTAGTACGCCAAGAAGGTGTAGTTCTCCCTCAGGAGGTGGCTCTCGCTTGTGGTGGAGTTGGGCCAGCTGCTGTTGGAAgggcctggggaagggaaggcaggaaaaTTAAGATGGAAGAAGATTATTCCCTTCATTTCTTAATGCTCTCAGAGGGGGGGGGGTCATATTTATATCagtccccagcctggctgggttGCATTCTTCTGGGATCATCTCAGTACCCCAACAAGTCTCCTCCTTGTTGGGTTACTTGGCCCAAGGTACCGCAGCACCTTGGCTGAGTTATTATtttatatcattatttttttatatcattATTCTGTTGAGGAAGTAAAGCAGCCCAGAAGACATCCTGTCctcatgaaatttttttttagggatgATGGGAGGAAGAGAAATCCCATCCCGACTCCGCAGCGCTCCGGCCGTGTGGGGGCCGTGTCCATATGGTCCCTCGCACAGCCAGCCTGGGAGCCTCCCTGCTCTCGGGTGCTTCTCCTTGTGCTTCCGAGGTTCACGGTTTGGGATCCCCTCAAATCTTCTCACCGGCAGCGCTGCTGTACCTGAGGGAGAcgggctggggcagaggagacCTTGCCCCCCCCTTGCATATAAAGCGATAATTAGATGTAATTATAATTATTATCTGGGACCCTGAGCGCTTCCGATggagtgtgtgggggggtggctTTTTGTCGCTACAGATCTAACAGGGGGAGTAGGTCTGTGCAGCACCCACCCTCGGGTGTCcccgggcaggcagggcagcatgAGGACGCCGGGTGATGGGACTTCACTCCAGGCTGCGATTTTAAGGTGAGAAAAGGCATATTTTGGCTGGAAGGCTCAGCCTGCTTGCCTGCaggtcagccctgctctgccaaaGCACTGCAAAGCCGCTGCATGGTGGGCGGCTGTATCATTCCCCCCCCTCAtccctgtgccagtgctcagctCGCCAGCCAAGATGCTTTTCCCAGCCACCGGGACCACCGGCTTCCCAGAGTCTCTGGCACGCAGGGAGGCCCTGCCTGGCCTCTATACCCCTGCCCCAAGCATGGGATTTGGCTAACACATTTCCAGAAGGGCTTCAGAAAAGCACCAGGGGGTTTTGCAGCACCGGCACGGGAGAAGGAGCCTCTCATAGAGCCGAGGAAAcatcaggagctgctggaggaaagaTGCTCTGGCTGGTTGGCATCAGATGCACCTGCACCAACCGTCTTTGTTAGCAGAAGCTGTAGCCCAGACTGTCACAAGATTGCCCAAAACCTGCGGTATTAAGCCTGAAACTTTGCTGGACTTCATGTCTTTGGGCTGCAGTGCCTTGCAGCATTGGCGGGAGGTGGGTGTCCTATGGGTGAGGAATCACAGGCGGTTTCCAAAGCCAGGTGgaaggtgaggaaaggaaaatacagggGTGCCGGGTGCCCGGGTGGGTGCCGGGTGGATGGAGGTGTCCTCTGCTCGGCGCTGACATCTCGGATGCGGTAACAAGGGGATGTGGGGGGCACCAACCCGGGGTGGGGGTGATGGGCCACCCGCCTCCCTGCCTGGCCGTGGGAAAGCACTGCAGGGAAAGGCTGGGATGATGGAATAGGAGTCCGGGGGGGCTGGacaccttttttgggggggataaaATAAATCAGGTCGCGGTACTCACCTCTGCCATCCCCACCCGGCTCCGGGGGCTGCATCGCCGACATGCGGGCAGGATGAGGGGGGAGCTgccgccgggggaggggggggggagttgTCCCCCCCTCGTCCCTCCCCCGGTCCCCCACCagcccggggctgagccccgATGCCGGTACCGCGGTGCCCGGTGCCGCCGCGCCGGTTGCGGCTGTTCGCCGGCTGCAGCGGAGAGCGATgagcggcgggggtggggggtggacgGCGGGGGGACAGCCTCCCATCGCCATGGATACCGGGGTACGCGCacgcacccccctcccccccgctcccgAGGCAGCACGGCGGGGGGGCAGCCCACCGGAGGCAAAGGGAAAGCCGGAGCGGGTTTGTTCCCTGGGGAGGGACGGGCTCTGTGCCCCCCTCGCCGCCCCCGAGGTCCCCACGCTGGTGCTGGCACTTGgttcctcttttccctccagcTGATGGATGGTGTCCCCAGCAGCGCTCCCACCCGTCCTTGGTGGGGGAAGCAggctgggacccccagcccgAGCGAGGAGGATCCCCGACCTCCACCCCCTGTAAATCGCCCGAGCAGTGGGGAAAGCAGCACGGCCCTTAGGGGTGCTGGTCCTTGCCAACTCCAGCTCCTCCATCGTTGCCAACACCAACAACCCCCCACCGCCATTTACCATGGTCTTTTACCAAAGTCAGGTTTGGGCAAGTCTAGaagtcaaatatttccatccctggcagcccccagcatTGGGAAGCATTTGCCCCTTAAAAACACAAAGGAGCAAACAGGGGAGATGTTTAAACAAGTTGTTTTGAGATGAAGCCTGTGATTTCTCCCAAGAGAATTTTTTGCAAATGCTAAGGGACACCGGTGACCTCCCCACCAC contains these protein-coding regions:
- the NPFFR1 gene encoding neuropeptide FF receptor 1 isoform X2; this translates as MSAMQPPEPGGDGRGPSNSSWPNSTTSESHLLRENYTFLAYYQHSSPVAAMFILAYTFIFLMCMIGNILVCFIVVKNRQMRTVTNMFILNLAISDLLVGIFCMPTTLVDNLITGWPFDNTMCKMSGLVQGMSVSASVFTLVAIAVERFRCIVHPFRQKLTLKKALVTIAIIWVLALLIMCPAAITLTVTREEHHFMVDTYNNSYPLYSCWEAWPETGMRRIYTTILFSHIYVAPLALIVVMYARIAFKLFKSAAPDSGQGEPEGRRVSRRKAKVINMLIIVALFFTLSWLPLWTLMLLTDYGRLSESQLRLVTVYVFPFAHWLAFFNSSANPIIYGYFNENFRRGFQEAFRAPFCSPHRHRHRHQGSYTPRSHGRGILFSARNRVFAQARASDSPPASESGPLAPRRAGVSAWDG
- the NPFFR1 gene encoding neuropeptide FF receptor 1 isoform X1, translated to MKGIIFFHLNFPAFPSPGPSNSSWPNSTTSESHLLRENYTFLAYYQHSSPVAAMFILAYTFIFLMCMIGNILVCFIVVKNRQMRTVTNMFILNLAISDLLVGIFCMPTTLVDNLITGWPFDNTMCKMSGLVQGMSVSASVFTLVAIAVERFRCIVHPFRQKLTLKKALVTIAIIWVLALLIMCPAAITLTVTREEHHFMVDTYNNSYPLYSCWEAWPETGMRRIYTTILFSHIYVAPLALIVVMYARIAFKLFKSAAPDSGQGEPEGRRVSRRKAKVINMLIIVALFFTLSWLPLWTLMLLTDYGRLSESQLRLVTVYVFPFAHWLAFFNSSANPIIYGYFNENFRRGFQEAFRAPFCSPHRHRHRHQGSYTPRSHGRGILFSARNRVFAQARASDSPPASESGPLAPRRAGVSAWDG